In Musa acuminata AAA Group cultivar baxijiao chromosome BXJ3-11, Cavendish_Baxijiao_AAA, whole genome shotgun sequence, one DNA window encodes the following:
- the LOC135652235 gene encoding uncharacterized protein LOC135652235 produces the protein MRENSSLVRPEMATPEVGKKLPAASTCNACSRYLRSPCKDIGGGDISTSFASYSSASINASAISSSSSSLGGSFRGMHLRRFSGCYECHLSVDPINGPSGDPSMRAITCTSPGCGEIFLRPESLELHRAIRHAVSELGPEDTSRNIIEIIFQSSWLKNQTPVCKIERILKVHNTQKAIARFEDYRDSIKAKANKLTKKHPRCVADGNELLRFHCATFACSLGINGSTNLCQSIKHCNVCSIIRDGFKVEEQGRIQTMATSGRAHDMARISSDHEKRAMLVCRVIAGRVKKNQDAVEEFDSMAGPAVTYSNLDQLFVFNPNAILPCFVVIYTSF, from the exons ATGAGGGAGAACTCCAGTCTCGTAAGGCCAGAGATGGCCACACCTGAGGTTGGTAAGAAGCTGCCTGCGGCGAGCACATGCAATGCTTGCAGTAGATACTTGAGATCTCCTTGTAAGGATATCGGTGGAGGAGACATCTCCACATCCTTTGCTTCTTATTCTTCTGCCTCCATCAATGCCTCTGCcatttcttcgtcttcttcctctctcgGAGGATCTTTTAGAGGAATGCACCTGAGGAGGTTTTCTGGCTGCTACGAGTGTCATCTGTCGGTCGATCCCATCAACGGACCTTCCGGGGATCCTTCCATGAGGGCTATCACCTGCACTTCTCCTGGCTGTGGGGAGATCTTTCTGAGACCCGAGTCTTTGGAGCTCCACCGGGCAATTAGACATGCAG TATCTGAATTGGGACCTGAAGACACAAGCAGAAACATAATTGAGATCATTTTCCAGTCAAGCTGGCTCAAGAATCAAACCCCGGTTTGCAAGATAGAGAGGATACTGAAGGTCCACAACACCCAGAAGGCCATAGCAAGGTTTGAGGACTACAGAGACTCCATAAAGGCTAAAGCCAACAAGCTCACGAAAAAACATCCAAGGTGTGTTGCTGATGGGAATGAGCTCCTGAGGTTCCACTGTGCCACTTTTGCATGCTCCCTCGGCATCAATGGATCCACCAATCTGTGCCAATCGATCAAACACTGCAACGTGTGCAGCATCATAAGAGACGGGTTCAAAGTCGAGGAGCAAGGGAGGATTCAAACAATGGCTACGAGCGGGAGGGCGCATGACATGGCTCGTATCTCGTCGGATCATGAGAAGAGGGCGATGCTGGTTTGCAGGGTAATCGCAGGAAGAGTGAAGAAGAACCAAGATGCCGTGGAGGAATTTGATTCGATGGCTGGACCGGCAGTAACGTATTCGAATTTAGATCAGCTCTTTGTCTTCAATCCTAATGCCATCTTGCCTTGCTTTGTTGTGATCTATACGAGTTTTTAG
- the LOC103971260 gene encoding serine/threonine-protein kinase SAPK7, translating to MDKYELVRDLGAGNFGVARLLRHKDTKELVAMKYIPRGQKIDENVAREIINHRSLRHPNIIRFKEVVLTRTHLGIVMEYAAGGELFDRISNAGRFSEDEARYFFQQLICGVSYCHFMQICHRDLKLENTLLDGSPAPRLKICDFGYSKSSLLHSRPKSTVGTPAYIAPEVLSRREYDGKTADVWSCGVTLYVMLVGAYPFEDPDDPRNFRKTIGRIVAAQYKIPEYVHTSQDCRQILSRIFVANPERRITIREIRNHPWFLKNLPRELTEAAQAQYYKRDNDAPTYSLQSIEEIMRIVGEARTPPPSSTPVAGFGWLAGEDEGKQEEQDNNVEEEDEYEKRVKEVRASGAYPLVD from the exons ATGGACAAGTACGAGCTGGTTAGGGATCTGGGGGCCGGCAATTTTGGGGTTGCGAGGTTGCTGCGGCACAAGGATACGAAGGAACTCGTTGCGATGAAGTACATCCCCAGAGGGCAAAAG ATCGACGAGAATGTGGCGAGAGAGATCATCAATCACCGGTCGCTTCGGCACCCTAATATCATCCGATTCAAAGAG GTCGTTCTAACTCGGACTCATCTTGGCATCGTGATGGAGTACGCCGCCGGTGGGGAGCTCTTCGACCGGATCTCCAACGCCGGAAGATTCAGCGAAGACGAG GCGAGGTATTTCTTCCAGCAACTCATTTGCGGCGTCAGCTATTGCCATTTCATG CAAATTTGTCACCGAGATCTGAAGCTAGAAAACACCTTATTAGACGGGAGCCCCGCGCCGCGCCTCAAGATCTGCGACTTCGGTTACTCCAAG TCATCTCTGCTTCACTCGCGGCCCAAATCCACCGTTGGGACTCCGGCGTACATCGCCCCCGAAGTGCTCTCTCGGCGCGAGTACGACGGCAAG ACAGCTGATGTCTGGTCATGCGGGGTAACATTGTATGTGATGCTGGTGGGAGCCTACCCCTTTGAAGACCCAGACGACCCCAGGAATTTTAGGAAGACAATTGGG AGAATAGTGGCAGCACAGTACAAGATACCTGAATATGTTCATACCTCCCAAGATTGCAGGCAAATCCTATCAAGGATCTTCGTTGCCAACCCAGAAAGG AGAATTACTATAAGGGAAATAAGGAACCATCCCTGGTTCTTGAAGAACTTGCCTAGGGAGCTAACTGAAGCAGCGCAAGCGCAATACTATAAGCGGGATAATGATGCCCCTACCTATTCTCTGCAGAGTATCGAGGAGATAATGAGGATTGTGGGCGAAGCACGGACTCCTCCACCGTCAAGCACACCTGTGGCAGGTTTTGGTTGGCTGGCTGGGGAGGATGAAGGCAAGCAAGAAGAACAAGATAACAATGTCGAGGAAGAAGATGAATACGAAAAGAGGGTCAAGGAAGTCCGTGCCAGCGGAGCATACCCATTGGTTGATTGA
- the LOC103971298 gene encoding sugar transport protein MST4-like → MSNGPKEFEGNITVYVVICGVIAATGGLMFGYDIGISGGVTSMDDFLEEFFPGVYARKHKAKEDNYCKYDNQGLQLFTSSLYLAALLSTFSASELCTKRGRRLTMQAASVFFLAGVVLNAAARNIAMLIIGRILLGVGVGFANQAVPLFLSEIAPVRVRGALNILFQLDVTIGIFVANIVNYVVSNIRPWGWRLALGLAGVPATMLCLGSLVIAETPTSLIERELLMEGLAMLTKIRGTDNVDAEYQEILRACEMARQVKQPFRNLMKRSSRPQLVIAIVMQVFQQFTGINAIMFYAPVLFQTIGFKNNASLLSAVITGIVNVLSTVVSVVLVDKVGRRFLLLEACGQMLITQVAIGGILLVNLTATNELEHGVVIWVVVLVCLFVSSFAWSWGPLGWLIPSETFPLATRTAGYAFAVSSNMIFTFVIAQAFLSMMCHLRAGIFFFFAAWIVVMGLFVIFLLPETKNVPIDEMTEKVWKQHWFWKRFMDEEEEERR, encoded by the exons ATGTCGAATGGTCCAAAGGAATTCGAAGGAAACATCACAGTTTATGTTGTGATATGTGGAGTGATCGCAGCCACGGGAGGCCTCATGTTTGGCTATGACATTGGAATATCAG GGGGGGTGACATCGATGGACGACTTCTTGGAGGAGTTCTTCCCGGGGGTGTATGCAAGGAAACACAAGGCCAAGGAAGACAACTACTGCAAGTACGACAACCAAGGCCTTCAGCTTTTCACTTCGTCCTTGTACCTCGCCGCCTTGCTATCCACCTTCTCAGCTTCCGAGCTCTGCACCAAACGTGGCCGGCGGCTGACGATGCAAGCCGCGTCTGTGTTCTTCTTGGCCGGCGTCGTCCTCAATGCAGCCGCTCGCAACATCGCCATGCTGATCATAGGCAGGATTCTCCTGGGAGTTGGTGTGGGATTTGCAAAT CAAGCGGTTCCTCTATTCTTGTCGGAGATCGCGCCAGTCCGCGTCCGGGGAGCCTTGAACATCCTCTTCCAACTCGATGTGACGATCGGGATCTTCGTGGCCAACATCGTGAACTACGTCGTGTCCAATATCCGCCCCTGGGGATGGAGACTCGCGCTTGGCTTGGCCGGCGTGCCGGCGACCATGCTTTGCTTGGGATCCCTCGTGATCGCCGAGACGCCGACGAGCCTCATCGAGCGGGAGCTGCTGATGGAAGGCTTGGCCATGCTGACGAAGATCAGGGGGACCGACAACGTGGATGCGGAGTACCAAGAGATCCTGCGTGCCTGCGAGATGGCACGGCAAGTGAAGCAGCCGTTCAGGAACCTCATGAAGCGATCGAGCCGCCCGCAGCTGGTGATCGCCATCGTGATGCAGGTCTTCCAGCAGTTCACCGGGATCAACGCCATCATGTTTTATGCTCCGGTCCTCTTCCAGACCATCGGATTCAAGAACAACGCGTCGCTGCTCTCCGCGGTCATCACGGGTATCGTCAATGTCCTGTCCACCGTCGTATCGGTGGTCTTGGTGGACAAAGTCGGGAGGAGATTCCTGCTTCTCGAAGCCTGTGGGCAGATGTTGATCACGCAG GTGGCTATCGGAGGCATTCTACTCGTCAACTTGACAGCCACTAATGAACTCGAACACGGCGTGGTAATTTGGGTGGTGGTGCTGGTATGCCTCTTCGTGTCAAGCTTTGCCTGGTCTTGGGGTCCGCTTGGTTGGCTGATCCCCAGCGAGACCTTCCCGTTGGCGACGAGGACCGCCGGCTATGCCTTTGCCGTCAGCTCCAACATGATCTTCACCTTCGTCATCGCCCAGGCTTTCCTCTCCATGATGTGCCATCTGCGTGCGGGGATATTCTTCTTCTTTGCCGCATGGATTGTGGTGATGGGGCTGTTCGTCATCTTCCTGTTGCCCGAGACGAAGAACGTGCCGATCGATGAAATGACCGAGAAGGTCTGGAAGCAACACTGGTTCTGGAAGAGATTCatggacgaagaagaagaagaaagaagataa
- the LOC103971261 gene encoding long chain acyl-CoA synthetase 9, chloroplastic isoform X2 gives MNPYIVAIFVPLIASLILWKSNNGKKRGLPADVGGEPGYAVRNYRSTSLVESSWEGVSTLAELFEQACKRFTYRPSLGTRKLITREMEVSQNGRSFEKLHLGDYEWVSYGEAFKAVCSFSSGLVHLGHKKDERVAIFSDTRAEWFIALQGCFRQNITVVTIYASLGEEALCHSLNETEVSTVICGHKELKKLIDISGQLDNVKRIIYIDEEGVSSEVSLAKKNTSWTITSFVEVETMGREKPIDAYLPLSADVAVIMYTSGSTGLPKGVMMTHGNVLATASAVMTIVPSIGTNDIYMAYLPLAHILELAAENVMVAAGVAIGYGSPLTLTDTSNKIKKGTKGDVSVLSPTVMAAVPAILDRVRDGVRKKVDAKGGLSKKLFDAAYGRRQVRAVLGGRVRFLLSGGAPLFGDTQRFINICLGAPVVQGYGLTETCAGGTFSDYDDTSVGRVGAPVPCSYVKLIDWPEGGYLVTDSPMPRGEIVIGGPNVTPGYFKNEEKTKEVYKVDEKGMRWFYTGDIGRFHPDGCLEIIDRKKDIVKLQHGEYVSLGKVEAALIVSPYVDNIMVHADPFHSFCVALVVAAQHASEEWASKQGINYSDFSDLCQKEETVKEVHESLFKVAKQARLDKFEIPAKIKLIPEPWTPETGLVTAALKLKREVIRKAYADDLAKLYA, from the exons ATGAATCCATATATTGTTGCCATTTTCGTGCCGCTTATAGCTTCACTTATATTATGGAAATCAAATAATGGAAAGAAACGAGGGCTGCCAGCTGATGTTGGTGGAGAGCCTGGTTATGCAGTTCGCAACTACCGGTCCACTTCCCTAGTAGAATCTAGTTGGGAAGGAGTCTCAACATTGGCTGAGCTATTTGAGCAAGCCTGCAAACGTTTCACGTATAGGCCTTCACTTGGAACTCGGAAGCTGATTACAAGAGAAATGGAAGTAAGCCAGAATGGGAGATCCTTTGAGAAGCTTCATCTGGGAGACTATGAATGGGTGAGTTATGGTGAGGCTTTTAAAGCTGTTTGCAGCTTCTCATCTGGTCTAGTCCATCTTGGCCACAAAAAAGATGAGCGGGTTGCCATATTTTCCGACACACGGGCAGAATGGTTTATAGCCTTACAG GGTTGCTTCAGGCAAAATATCACAGTTGTTACTATATATGCTTCACTGGGGGAAGAGGCTCTTTGTCACTCATTAAATGAG ACAGAGGTCTCAACTGTAATCTGTGGACATAAGGAACTGAAAAAACTGATTGATATAAGTGGACAACTTGACAATGTAAAACGTATTATTTATATTGATGAGGAGGGTGTTTCAAGTGAGGTTTCATTGGCTAAGAAGAATACAAGTTGGACGATTACATCATTTGTTGAAGTAGAGACAATGGGCAGGGAAAAGCCTATAGATGCATATCTGCCCCTCTCAGCTGATGTTGCTGTGATAATGTATACAAGTGGTAGCACTGGTTTGCCAAAG GGTGTAATGATGACCCATGGCAATGTTCTAGCCACAGCTTCAGCTGTTATGACTATTGTCCCTTCCATTGGGACTAATGACATATACATGGCATACCTACCACTAGCTCATATTCTTGAGTTGGCTGCAGAG AATGTAATGGTTGCTGCGGGAGTTGCTATAGGCTATGGGTCACCTTTGACGCTCACTGATACATCAAACAAGATAAAGAAAGGAACAAAAGGTGATGTTTCAGTCTTGAGTCCTACAGTGATGGCTGCTGTACCTGCTATCCTTGACCGTGTCCGTGATGGCGTGCGGAAAAAG GTAGATGCCAAGGGTGGGTTGTCGAAGAAATTATTTGATGCTGCATATGGTCGCAG ACAGGTTCGAGCAGTTTTAGGAGGTCGTGTACGTTTTTTACTTTCTGGTGGGGCTCCTCTATTTGGTGATACTCAGAGATTTATCAACATATGTCTTGG TGCTCCAGTAGTGCAAGGATATGGTCTCACGGAAacctgtgctggaggaacattctCTGACTATGATGACACTTCTGTTGGTCGTGTTGGTGCTCCAGTTCCATGTTCATATGTCAAG TTGATAGATTGGCCTGAAGGTGGATATTTGGTTACGGATTCACCAATGCCTAGAGGGGAAATTGTTATTGGGGGTCCAAATGTTACTCCTGGGTActttaaaaatgaagaaaaaacaaaGGAAGTTTACAAG GTTGACGAGAAAGGGATGCGGTGGTTTTACACGGGGGACATTGGAAGGTTTCATCCTGATGGCTGCCTAGAAATCATCGATCGAAAAAAAGATATAGTGAAACTTCAGCATGGTGAATATGTGTCCCTTGGAAAG GTTGAGGCTGCTTTGATTGTGAGTCCCTATGTGGACAACATCATGGTGCATGCTGATCCCTTTCACAGTTTCTGTGTTGCACTTGTTGTTGCTGCACAACATGCCTCAGAAGAATGGGCTTCAAAGCAAGGGATAAATTACAGTGATTTTTCAGATTTATGCCAAAAAGAGGAAACTGTGAAGGAAGTGCACGAGTCACTGTTCAAG GTGGCGAAACAAGCAAGATTGGATAAGTTTGAGATCCCAGCAAAGATCAAGCTGATTCCTGAACCATGGACTCCCGAAACTGGTCTGGTCACTGCTGCACTAAAGCTCAAGAGAGAGGTCATTAGAAAGGCATATGCAGATGACCTTGCAAAATTATATGCGTGA
- the LOC103971261 gene encoding long chain acyl-CoA synthetase 9, chloroplastic isoform X1 has translation MNPYIVAIFVPLIASLILWKSNNGKKRGLPADVGGEPGYAVRNYRSTSLVESSWEGVSTLAELFEQACKRFTYRPSLGTRKLITREMEVSQNGRSFEKLHLGDYEWVSYGEAFKAVCSFSSGLVHLGHKKDERVAIFSDTRAEWFIALQGCFRQNITVVTIYASLGEEALCHSLNETEVSTVICGHKELKKLIDISGQLDNVKRIIYIDEEGVSSEVSLAKKNTSWTITSFVEVETMGREKPIDAYLPLSADVAVIMYTSGSTGLPKGVMMTHGNVLATASAVMTIVPSIGTNDIYMAYLPLAHILELAAENVMVAAGVAIGYGSPLTLTDTSNKIKKGTKGDVSVLSPTVMAAVPAILDRVRDGVRKKVDAKGGLSKKLFDAAYGRRLSAINGSWFGAWGLEKVLWDFLIFRQVRAVLGGRVRFLLSGGAPLFGDTQRFINICLGAPVVQGYGLTETCAGGTFSDYDDTSVGRVGAPVPCSYVKLIDWPEGGYLVTDSPMPRGEIVIGGPNVTPGYFKNEEKTKEVYKVDEKGMRWFYTGDIGRFHPDGCLEIIDRKKDIVKLQHGEYVSLGKVEAALIVSPYVDNIMVHADPFHSFCVALVVAAQHASEEWASKQGINYSDFSDLCQKEETVKEVHESLFKVAKQARLDKFEIPAKIKLIPEPWTPETGLVTAALKLKREVIRKAYADDLAKLYA, from the exons ATGAATCCATATATTGTTGCCATTTTCGTGCCGCTTATAGCTTCACTTATATTATGGAAATCAAATAATGGAAAGAAACGAGGGCTGCCAGCTGATGTTGGTGGAGAGCCTGGTTATGCAGTTCGCAACTACCGGTCCACTTCCCTAGTAGAATCTAGTTGGGAAGGAGTCTCAACATTGGCTGAGCTATTTGAGCAAGCCTGCAAACGTTTCACGTATAGGCCTTCACTTGGAACTCGGAAGCTGATTACAAGAGAAATGGAAGTAAGCCAGAATGGGAGATCCTTTGAGAAGCTTCATCTGGGAGACTATGAATGGGTGAGTTATGGTGAGGCTTTTAAAGCTGTTTGCAGCTTCTCATCTGGTCTAGTCCATCTTGGCCACAAAAAAGATGAGCGGGTTGCCATATTTTCCGACACACGGGCAGAATGGTTTATAGCCTTACAG GGTTGCTTCAGGCAAAATATCACAGTTGTTACTATATATGCTTCACTGGGGGAAGAGGCTCTTTGTCACTCATTAAATGAG ACAGAGGTCTCAACTGTAATCTGTGGACATAAGGAACTGAAAAAACTGATTGATATAAGTGGACAACTTGACAATGTAAAACGTATTATTTATATTGATGAGGAGGGTGTTTCAAGTGAGGTTTCATTGGCTAAGAAGAATACAAGTTGGACGATTACATCATTTGTTGAAGTAGAGACAATGGGCAGGGAAAAGCCTATAGATGCATATCTGCCCCTCTCAGCTGATGTTGCTGTGATAATGTATACAAGTGGTAGCACTGGTTTGCCAAAG GGTGTAATGATGACCCATGGCAATGTTCTAGCCACAGCTTCAGCTGTTATGACTATTGTCCCTTCCATTGGGACTAATGACATATACATGGCATACCTACCACTAGCTCATATTCTTGAGTTGGCTGCAGAG AATGTAATGGTTGCTGCGGGAGTTGCTATAGGCTATGGGTCACCTTTGACGCTCACTGATACATCAAACAAGATAAAGAAAGGAACAAAAGGTGATGTTTCAGTCTTGAGTCCTACAGTGATGGCTGCTGTACCTGCTATCCTTGACCGTGTCCGTGATGGCGTGCGGAAAAAG GTAGATGCCAAGGGTGGGTTGTCGAAGAAATTATTTGATGCTGCATATGGTCGCAGGTTGTCTGCTATTAATGGAAGTTGGTTTGGAGCATGGGGTTTAGAAAAGGTTTTATGGGATTTTCTCATATTTAGACAGGTTCGAGCAGTTTTAGGAGGTCGTGTACGTTTTTTACTTTCTGGTGGGGCTCCTCTATTTGGTGATACTCAGAGATTTATCAACATATGTCTTGG TGCTCCAGTAGTGCAAGGATATGGTCTCACGGAAacctgtgctggaggaacattctCTGACTATGATGACACTTCTGTTGGTCGTGTTGGTGCTCCAGTTCCATGTTCATATGTCAAG TTGATAGATTGGCCTGAAGGTGGATATTTGGTTACGGATTCACCAATGCCTAGAGGGGAAATTGTTATTGGGGGTCCAAATGTTACTCCTGGGTActttaaaaatgaagaaaaaacaaaGGAAGTTTACAAG GTTGACGAGAAAGGGATGCGGTGGTTTTACACGGGGGACATTGGAAGGTTTCATCCTGATGGCTGCCTAGAAATCATCGATCGAAAAAAAGATATAGTGAAACTTCAGCATGGTGAATATGTGTCCCTTGGAAAG GTTGAGGCTGCTTTGATTGTGAGTCCCTATGTGGACAACATCATGGTGCATGCTGATCCCTTTCACAGTTTCTGTGTTGCACTTGTTGTTGCTGCACAACATGCCTCAGAAGAATGGGCTTCAAAGCAAGGGATAAATTACAGTGATTTTTCAGATTTATGCCAAAAAGAGGAAACTGTGAAGGAAGTGCACGAGTCACTGTTCAAG GTGGCGAAACAAGCAAGATTGGATAAGTTTGAGATCCCAGCAAAGATCAAGCTGATTCCTGAACCATGGACTCCCGAAACTGGTCTGGTCACTGCTGCACTAAAGCTCAAGAGAGAGGTCATTAGAAAGGCATATGCAGATGACCTTGCAAAATTATATGCGTGA